The following are encoded in a window of Amphibacillus xylanus NBRC 15112 genomic DNA:
- a CDS encoding cation-translocating P-type ATPase, with translation MNYYQLEKEDVLKQLDVDQSGLSSAEVKARQERDGFNELEEEEKRSTLGLFLDSFKDAMVIILLVAAVVQFLLGEYIETIVIVVVLIMNAVISVVQTKKAESSLDALKQMSAPAAKVIRDGEKQTIPARELVRGDIVFLEAGDYIPADGRVIESGSLQVNEGMLTGESEVVDKTDAVITDEVALGDRVNLVFSSALVTNGRATYVVTETGTKTEIGKIANLLNTAEQKLTPLQQKLDAFSKKLGIWILILSVGIFAIQAARIWFGDESVDLTTELLQALMFAVAVAVAAIPEALQSIVTIVLSVGTNKMAKQHAIIRKLPAVETLGSTSVICTDKTGTLTQNKMTVVDYFVPGQDKQNIDHDPSTWSNSESLLVKIAVLCNDSYIDASGAEVGDPTEVALINFSNKNGQPYQSVRDTYVRLNEIPFDSDRKLMSTLHDLDGERMMLTKGGPDVMFSRAKSILVNGKELPLDQTWRDQLIEQNEAFSKKALRVLAFGYKKFPSEKQQLSFDDEHDLVLVGLLAMIDPPREAVYSAIEETRAAGIKTVMITGDHKTTAEAIGRDIGLMDEGDIAVTGQELDAMSEAELNEKLESISVYARVSPENKIRIVKAWQAKNQISAMTGDGVNDAPALKQADIGIAMGSGTDVSKDASAMILTDDNFVSIVKAVEVGRTVFDNIKKAIAYLFSGNLGAIIAILFAVALGLPNPFTALQLLFINLVNDSLPAIALGMEKSEPDVMNRKPRSIDEGIFAGDTLRSVITRGSFIGIAVIISHLVGLETSVEMGVAMAFTTLILSRTLQTFAARSNQQTIFGVGIMTNKYVLAAVIFCLGLYGLTVLPGLREIFAIPAEFGLAEWGIASGLAVGAVLLMEISKAIFIKIIKR, from the coding sequence ATGAATTATTATCAACTAGAAAAAGAAGACGTATTAAAGCAATTAGATGTCGATCAGTCAGGTTTATCAAGTGCAGAAGTTAAGGCGCGTCAAGAGCGTGATGGCTTTAACGAGTTAGAGGAAGAAGAAAAGCGTTCGACCCTCGGGTTATTTTTAGACTCGTTTAAAGACGCAATGGTAATTATCTTACTTGTTGCAGCAGTCGTTCAATTTCTATTAGGTGAGTATATTGAAACAATTGTTATTGTTGTTGTTTTAATCATGAATGCTGTAATTAGTGTCGTCCAGACGAAGAAGGCTGAGAGTTCACTAGATGCGTTAAAACAGATGTCGGCTCCTGCTGCGAAGGTCATTCGTGATGGTGAGAAGCAGACGATACCAGCTCGAGAGCTCGTTCGTGGCGATATTGTTTTCCTTGAAGCGGGTGATTATATTCCAGCGGATGGACGTGTAATTGAGAGTGGTTCACTTCAGGTGAATGAGGGGATGCTAACGGGTGAGTCAGAGGTCGTTGATAAGACTGATGCTGTGATTACTGACGAGGTTGCGTTAGGCGATCGTGTGAATTTAGTCTTTAGTAGTGCACTCGTGACAAATGGTCGGGCAACTTATGTTGTGACTGAAACAGGTACAAAAACAGAAATCGGTAAAATTGCGAATTTACTCAATACGGCCGAGCAAAAATTAACACCATTACAACAGAAATTAGATGCGTTTAGTAAAAAACTTGGGATTTGGATTTTAATTTTATCTGTTGGTATTTTTGCTATTCAAGCTGCTCGAATCTGGTTTGGTGATGAGTCAGTCGATTTAACGACAGAGTTGCTACAAGCGTTAATGTTTGCAGTAGCGGTAGCCGTTGCGGCGATTCCTGAAGCATTGCAGTCGATTGTGACGATTGTATTATCAGTTGGTACAAACAAGATGGCGAAGCAACATGCGATTATTAGGAAGTTACCTGCTGTAGAAACTTTAGGCTCGACAAGTGTAATCTGTACAGATAAAACAGGGACATTAACACAAAACAAAATGACCGTTGTTGACTATTTTGTGCCTGGACAGGACAAGCAAAATATTGATCATGATCCGTCAACGTGGTCAAATTCAGAAAGCTTATTAGTTAAGATTGCTGTACTTTGTAATGATAGTTATATTGATGCAAGTGGAGCTGAGGTTGGTGATCCGACTGAAGTTGCATTAATCAATTTTTCAAATAAAAATGGTCAGCCATATCAGTCAGTTCGTGACACATATGTGCGACTTAATGAAATTCCGTTTGATTCTGATCGGAAGTTAATGTCAACATTGCACGATTTAGATGGCGAGAGAATGATGTTAACTAAGGGTGGACCTGATGTAATGTTCAGCCGAGCTAAGTCGATTTTAGTAAATGGTAAGGAATTACCGCTTGATCAGACTTGGCGTGATCAATTAATTGAGCAGAACGAAGCATTTTCTAAGAAAGCTTTACGTGTTTTAGCTTTTGGTTATAAAAAATTCCCAAGCGAAAAACAGCAGTTAAGCTTTGATGATGAGCATGATCTTGTACTCGTTGGATTATTAGCGATGATCGATCCGCCTCGTGAGGCTGTATACAGTGCGATTGAAGAGACGCGTGCTGCAGGCATTAAGACTGTTATGATTACGGGTGATCATAAGACGACAGCTGAAGCAATTGGCCGTGACATTGGTTTAATGGATGAAGGGGATATCGCAGTTACAGGTCAAGAGCTTGATGCGATGAGTGAAGCTGAACTTAACGAGAAGCTAGAATCAATTTCAGTTTATGCGCGTGTATCACCTGAAAATAAAATTCGAATCGTTAAGGCATGGCAGGCGAAGAATCAAATTTCTGCGATGACAGGTGATGGGGTTAATGATGCGCCAGCACTGAAGCAAGCGGACATTGGGATTGCGATGGGAAGCGGTACGGATGTAAGTAAAGATGCTTCTGCGATGATTTTAACTGATGATAATTTTGTTTCAATTGTGAAGGCAGTTGAAGTTGGTCGTACAGTATTTGACAACATTAAAAAGGCGATTGCGTATTTATTTAGTGGGAACTTAGGTGCGATTATTGCGATTTTATTTGCGGTTGCATTAGGGTTACCGAATCCATTTACCGCATTGCAGCTTTTATTCATTAACTTGGTAAACGACTCATTACCGGCGATTGCTCTCGGAATGGAGAAGTCAGAGCCAGATGTAATGAATCGTAAACCACGTTCGATTGATGAAGGAATTTTTGCAGGTGATACGTTAAGATCAGTTATAACTAGAGGATCATTTATCGGAATTGCCGTAATCATTTCACATTTAGTTGGTTTAGAAACAAGTGTTGAGATGGGTGTTGCCATGGCATTTACGACTCTGATTTTATCAAGAACATTACAAACATTTGCAGCTCGTTCTAATCAGCAGACGATTTTCGGTGTTGGGATTATGACGAATAAGTACGTACTTGCTGCAGTCATCTTCTGTCTTGGACTTTACGGCTTAACTGTTCTACCAGGATTGCGTGAGATTTTTGCTATTCCTGCAGAATTCGGTTTAGCTGAGTGGGGAATTGCCTCAGGTCTAGCAGTTGGTGCAGTATTATTAATGGAGATCAGTAAAGCGATTTTTATTAAAATAATTAAGCGATAA
- a CDS encoding YjfB family protein produces the protein MDIAKLSILMNQTQLKQQASMSVMKQTMDQAEIQSEQMIQMLQQSVQPHLGAHIDVKI, from the coding sequence ATGGATATTGCCAAGCTATCGATCTTAATGAATCAAACACAATTAAAGCAGCAAGCGTCAATGAGTGTGATGAAGCAGACGATGGATCAAGCGGAAATACAGTCTGAACAAATGATTCAAATGCTACAGCAATCTGTGCAACCACATTTAGGCGCACACATTGACGTGAAAATTTAA
- a CDS encoding flagellin N-terminal helical domain-containing protein: MLRLGANIGAMFAIRQMNFHYSMTQRSIMRLSSGLRINGAADDAAGLAISEKMRAQIRGLNMAMRNAQDGISLLQTAEGALHESHAILQRMRELAVKAGNGTYSDDEVQAMQDEINQLRDELSRIGRDTEFNQKPLLDGSYQNQRIQIGANAGQHLEISINDMRAEALGVDQIDLTTEEGADQAIDILDDAINQVSRERSRLGATQNRLGHTINNLSTMSINLTEAESRIRDADIAKEMMEFTKHNILAQAAQMMVAQAMQQQYSVLQLLKVNQD; the protein is encoded by the coding sequence ATGTTGCGATTAGGGGCTAATATCGGGGCGATGTTTGCAATTAGACAGATGAACTTCCATTATTCGATGACACAGCGGTCAATTATGCGATTATCTTCAGGCTTAAGGATTAATGGTGCGGCTGATGATGCGGCAGGCTTAGCGATTTCAGAGAAAATGCGGGCGCAGATTCGTGGTCTGAATATGGCGATGCGAAATGCTCAAGACGGCATTTCATTGTTACAGACGGCTGAAGGTGCGCTACATGAAAGTCATGCAATTTTACAGCGGATGCGAGAGTTGGCTGTGAAGGCTGGGAATGGGACGTATTCCGATGATGAAGTGCAGGCGATGCAGGATGAAATTAATCAATTGCGTGATGAGTTAAGTCGCATTGGCCGTGATACTGAATTTAACCAAAAACCATTGTTAGATGGCAGCTATCAAAATCAACGGATCCAAATTGGAGCAAATGCTGGACAACATCTTGAAATTTCAATTAATGATATGCGAGCTGAAGCATTAGGTGTAGATCAGATTGATCTGACGACAGAAGAAGGTGCAGATCAAGCTATTGATATATTAGATGATGCGATTAATCAAGTTTCACGTGAGCGCTCACGACTTGGGGCGACACAAAATCGACTAGGTCATACGATTAACAATCTTTCAACGATGTCGATTAATTTAACTGAAGCAGAATCAAGAATTCGAGATGCTGATATTGCGAAAGAGATGATGGAGTTTACAAAACATAATATTTTAGCACAAGCAGCTCAAATGATGGTCGCACAAGCGATGCAACAACAATACAGTGTGCTGCAATTATTAAAAGTTAATCAGGACTAA
- a CDS encoding VWA domain-containing protein, translating to MNPQVTIDSRAADVTSTTITNMSGTNWFLSEDIPGYLGAPFDFNTEIDFDEAEMTFVYDESVVTDEFRPEIFYYNEAEQRLERLENQTHDPESHSVTATVEHFSVYLLLNGVIWDAVWENEIRPFDEATEAEKGNTDVAFAIDSSSSMSSNDPNDLRKKASKAFTDKLKEGDRAAVIDFDSYATLHSGLITDKVAVKAAIDLVDQSGGTNLFSGIVMALEELVDNGSVDHSKFVVFLTDGQGSWDDLALDYANEHQIKIFTIGLGSGVDQHLLERIASSTGGKYYHADEADSLEGIFDESAEDIIGCPSDRDCDGVPDQLEKNGMRLGNGTTVFTDFTIADTDGDGLLDGEEVTLEFVDYNGGYYISYSDPTLKDTDKDGIIDSEEIKENRMVYNVSDRTLTHISNLAYVNLESHVFKKIGDASSIGNHNHFDELKDEIADWTIIKANDGGFTSGGFGGVAVKKGHDIIIGYRGTAFGLTPETIYDVIADIDIYVSGNNFQGSLATSFASEIVSSYPKANAYVTGHSLGGFLAQIVSYRMLDHHLHKSYLPLSSNRAVVKAALADGSYLKKTVTFNAAPFFRPTYFHKKGLGMITSAVPIWDLASQKFDHKVYNYSIDGDFLQLAVDIHVADKLGQVVPAYPKKRDGNAHSLVQFYDHFPKLD from the coding sequence GTGAATCCACAAGTGACGATTGATTCACGCGCTGCTGATGTCACATCAACAACGATTACGAATATGTCAGGTACTAATTGGTTCTTATCTGAAGATATTCCTGGTTATTTAGGTGCGCCATTTGATTTTAATACGGAGATTGATTTTGACGAAGCAGAGATGACCTTTGTTTATGATGAATCGGTTGTGACTGATGAGTTTAGACCAGAAATTTTTTATTACAATGAAGCTGAACAACGGTTAGAGCGTTTAGAAAATCAAACGCATGACCCAGAAAGTCACTCAGTCACAGCAACAGTAGAACATTTTAGTGTCTATTTATTATTAAATGGCGTGATTTGGGATGCTGTTTGGGAAAATGAGATCCGTCCATTTGATGAAGCGACTGAAGCTGAAAAGGGCAATACTGATGTTGCTTTTGCGATTGACTCATCAAGTAGTATGTCTAGTAATGATCCCAATGATTTAAGAAAGAAAGCTTCCAAAGCATTTACTGATAAATTAAAAGAAGGTGACCGTGCTGCAGTGATTGATTTTGATAGTTATGCTACGCTTCATAGTGGATTAATCACTGATAAAGTAGCGGTTAAAGCAGCAATTGATTTAGTTGATCAAAGTGGTGGCACAAATCTTTTTAGCGGTATCGTGATGGCTTTAGAGGAGTTAGTCGATAACGGTTCAGTAGATCATTCAAAATTTGTCGTGTTTTTAACGGATGGACAAGGAAGCTGGGATGATTTGGCGCTTGATTATGCGAATGAGCATCAGATCAAAATTTTTACGATTGGTCTAGGAAGTGGTGTTGATCAACACTTATTAGAGCGAATCGCAAGTAGTACGGGTGGAAAGTATTATCATGCTGATGAAGCAGATAGTCTTGAAGGAATTTTTGATGAATCAGCAGAAGATATTATTGGTTGTCCATCAGATCGTGATTGTGATGGCGTTCCTGATCAACTTGAAAAGAATGGCATGCGTTTAGGTAATGGGACGACTGTCTTCACTGACTTTACGATTGCAGATACAGATGGAGACGGTCTATTAGATGGTGAGGAAGTCACGCTTGAATTTGTCGATTATAATGGTGGCTACTATATTAGCTACTCTGACCCAACATTAAAAGATACAGATAAAGATGGCATCATTGATTCAGAAGAAATAAAAGAAAATCGAATGGTTTATAATGTCTCTGACCGTACGCTAACGCATATTAGTAATCTTGCCTATGTCAATTTAGAAAGTCATGTATTTAAGAAAATTGGCGATGCCTCAAGTATCGGTAATCATAATCATTTTGATGAGTTAAAAGATGAAATTGCCGATTGGACGATTATTAAAGCGAATGACGGTGGGTTTACTTCAGGTGGATTTGGTGGTGTTGCGGTGAAGAAAGGCCATGATATTATCATTGGCTACCGTGGTACGGCATTCGGTCTGACACCTGAAACCATTTATGACGTAATAGCCGATATCGATATTTATGTATCTGGTAATAATTTTCAAGGTTCTTTAGCAACTTCATTTGCATCTGAGATCGTCTCATCATATCCGAAGGCGAATGCTTATGTTACTGGTCACTCACTAGGTGGATTTTTAGCACAAATTGTGTCATATCGTATGTTAGATCATCATTTACACAAGTCTTATTTACCGTTGTCTAGTAATCGTGCAGTCGTTAAAGCAGCCTTAGCTGATGGTAGCTATTTGAAAAAAACAGTTACATTTAATGCGGCACCATTTTTCCGCCCAACATATTTTCATAAGAAAGGACTAGGCATGATAACGTCTGCTGTTCCAATCTGGGATTTAGCAAGTCAAAAGTTTGATCATAAAGTCTATAATTACTCAATTGATGGAGACTTTTTACAACTAGCAGTTGACATACATGTTGCCGATAAGCTTGGTCAAGTTGTTCCAGCTTATCCGAAAAAACGAGATGGTAACGCACATTCATTAGTTCAGTTTTATGATCATTTTCCAAAACTTGATTAG
- a CDS encoding tetratricopeptide repeat protein: MAQINPRLIQTITKKPIDELPESPTVSKLPGTYAKLINRNKDKIESRYPDNFFMVKCKSCERKGKYNVGLILVNVDQKPKKADSDKIAQTTGYFRCKHCNDAGNWEMPVEFNIAILAGMVMHDSPIEDNRCELGEYRLFDGSWHLYCSDAEEHLLNLLNEEPNNAYLWTRLANLYFTGNRPELTACVLEHALSIDRYQTEARYTLGSFFHQIGELELAAEHYKYMLLSANKYQKMNAVDFRHFLADGLNDLFLIHLRSNQEIPFLPSIESMEQAGLNLGNDRKIVELDFELFPDELESFYPLAEMYMGSLRNRIPKRQRRLTISINQKGKKKRHKKRRK; the protein is encoded by the coding sequence TTGGCACAAATTAATCCACGATTGATTCAAACAATCACGAAGAAACCAATTGATGAGTTACCTGAAAGTCCGACTGTTTCTAAATTACCTGGAACGTATGCAAAATTGATTAATCGAAATAAGGACAAGATTGAAAGTAGATATCCAGATAATTTTTTCATGGTTAAGTGCAAAAGTTGTGAGCGTAAAGGGAAATATAATGTTGGATTGATCTTAGTTAATGTTGATCAGAAGCCCAAAAAGGCTGACTCAGATAAAATCGCTCAAACAACAGGCTATTTTCGTTGTAAGCATTGTAATGATGCTGGGAATTGGGAAATGCCTGTTGAATTTAATATAGCTATACTAGCTGGGATGGTGATGCATGACTCTCCAATTGAGGATAATAGGTGTGAGCTTGGGGAGTATCGGCTATTTGATGGAAGTTGGCATCTTTACTGTTCTGATGCTGAGGAACATCTTTTGAATTTGTTGAATGAGGAACCGAATAATGCTTATCTTTGGACAAGGCTGGCTAATCTCTATTTTACAGGAAATCGTCCTGAACTTACAGCGTGTGTACTTGAGCATGCTTTATCAATTGATCGATATCAGACAGAGGCTCGTTATACGTTAGGGAGCTTTTTTCATCAAATTGGTGAACTGGAGTTGGCGGCTGAACATTATAAATATATGTTGTTAAGTGCGAATAAGTACCAAAAAATGAATGCCGTAGATTTTCGTCACTTTTTGGCTGATGGATTAAATGACTTGTTTTTAATTCATCTCCGCTCTAATCAGGAGATTCCTTTCTTGCCAAGTATTGAATCAATGGAACAAGCAGGTCTTAATTTAGGCAATGATCGAAAAATTGTTGAACTGGATTTTGAGTTATTTCCAGATGAATTGGAATCTTTCTATCCACTTGCTGAAATGTATATGGGCTCATTACGCAATAGAATCCCTAAGAGGCAGAGAAGGTTGACTATTTCGATCAATCAAAAAGGTAAAAAGAAGAGACATAAGAAAAGAAGGAAATAA
- a CDS encoding HNH endonuclease, whose protein sequence is MEFSEWLHTNTALADSSIDKYSRAVNTISKEMIQIGVIKKPLMEMEALELEMAITLILLNPDFLAKDKRGNKMYSNSLKQFKYYYLSSRETTNNFEQNLLYETEQDYSISETTRKAIINARIGQGVFKNELLKKYSRCIITKVDNKKLLIASHIKPWAVSDNQERISVDNGFLLTPTFDKLFDIGLITFDANSRIKVSQFVGKKNEERLNIRRNANYDLKLNEQVMKNLEYHNDIIFVS, encoded by the coding sequence ATGGAATTTTCGGAATGGCTACACACTAATACCGCATTAGCAGACAGTTCTATTGATAAATATAGTAGAGCTGTAAATACAATTTCAAAAGAAATGATACAAATTGGTGTGATTAAGAAACCGCTTATGGAAATGGAAGCATTAGAACTTGAGATGGCCATTACGTTAATTTTATTGAATCCTGATTTTTTAGCAAAAGATAAACGAGGAAATAAGATGTATAGTAATTCATTGAAACAATTCAAATATTATTATCTTTCTTCACGTGAAACGACAAATAATTTTGAGCAGAATCTTTTGTATGAAACGGAGCAAGATTACTCCATATCAGAAACGACAAGGAAAGCAATTATTAATGCAAGAATTGGACAAGGTGTATTTAAGAATGAATTATTGAAAAAGTATTCAAGGTGTATAATAACGAAAGTAGACAATAAAAAACTCTTAATAGCTAGTCACATAAAGCCTTGGGCAGTGAGCGATAATCAGGAAAGAATTAGCGTTGATAATGGCTTTTTGTTAACGCCAACATTTGATAAATTATTTGACATCGGATTGATCACGTTTGATGCTAATTCTAGAATTAAAGTTTCTCAATTTGTTGGAAAGAAAAATGAAGAGCGTTTGAACATAAGGCGTAACGCGAACTATGACTTGAAATTAAATGAGCAGGTAATGAAAAATCTAGAGTATCATAATGATATAATTTTTGTTAGTTAG
- a CDS encoding flagellin N-terminal helical domain-containing protein, translating into MRINHNIAALNTHRQLTGNTNNVQKSLEKLSSGLRINRAGDDAAGLAISEKMRGQIRGLEMAQKNALDGISLIQTAEGALTETHAILQRMNELAVQASNDTNMNVVDRDAMQEELNALIEEINDIAGRTEFNTQNLLGGKFTGKVFHIGANQGQNMTVSIDAMDASSIGITKTVTLTAETLDADVAKDLGFVDGSGDGLAGIQALMDGDEVFAIQVEVDGNSTYVAVEGVKVNDAKDGIEAKADAVVLVDANGDELSAGNVEFPGLSISSQEDADAAIKTIQDATNVVSTQRAKLGAIQNRLEHTINNLGASQENLTAAESRIRDVDMAKEMMEFTKNNILTQAAQSMLAQANQTPQGVLQLLQ; encoded by the coding sequence ATGAGAATTAACCACAACATTGCGGCGTTAAATACACACCGCCAACTAACAGGTAACACAAACAACGTACAAAAATCATTAGAAAAACTATCTTCAGGTTTACGTATTAACCGCGCAGGAGATGACGCTGCAGGTCTTGCAATCTCTGAAAAAATGCGTGGTCAAATCCGCGGTCTTGAAATGGCACAAAAGAACGCACTTGACGGCATTTCATTAATCCAAACAGCAGAAGGTGCATTAACTGAAACACATGCGATTTTACAAAGAATGAATGAATTAGCAGTTCAAGCTTCAAACGATACAAACATGAACGTAGTTGATCGCGATGCAATGCAAGAAGAGTTAAACGCATTAATTGAAGAAATTAATGATATTGCGGGAAGAACAGAATTTAACACACAAAACTTACTGGGTGGAAAATTCACTGGGAAGGTATTCCATATTGGTGCAAATCAAGGCCAAAACATGACTGTATCAATTGATGCTATGGATGCATCTAGTATTGGTATTACAAAAACTGTTACTTTAACAGCAGAAACATTAGATGCTGATGTAGCAAAAGACCTTGGTTTTGTTGATGGTAGTGGCGATGGATTAGCTGGAATTCAAGCTTTAATGGATGGAGACGAAGTTTTCGCTATTCAAGTTGAAGTAGATGGAAATAGTACTTATGTTGCTGTAGAAGGTGTAAAAGTCAATGATGCTAAAGATGGAATTGAAGCTAAGGCTGACGCTGTAGTACTTGTTGATGCAAATGGTGATGAATTATCAGCAGGGAATGTTGAATTCCCAGGATTATCTATCAGTAGCCAGGAAGATGCAGATGCAGCAATTAAAACAATTCAAGATGCTACAAACGTTGTTTCAACTCAGCGCGCTAAATTAGGTGCGATCCAAAACCGTCTTGAGCACACAATCAACAACTTAGGTGCTTCACAAGAAAACCTAACAGCTGCTGAATCACGTATCCGTGACGTAGATATGGCGAAAGAAATGATGGAATTCACTAAGAATAACATCCTTACTCAAGCTGCACAATCAATGCTAGCACAAGCTAACCAAACACCTCAAGGTGTCCTACAATTACTACAATAA
- the csrA gene encoding carbon storage regulator CsrA, with amino-acid sequence MLVLTRRLNEAIQIGENIEVKIVAIEGDQIKLGITAPKEIDVHRKEIYLEIQEQNKQALNNQLNILDLLNKK; translated from the coding sequence ATGCTCGTCCTAACCCGTCGATTAAACGAAGCGATCCAAATTGGAGAAAACATAGAAGTCAAAATTGTCGCAATTGAAGGCGATCAAATTAAACTCGGCATCACCGCACCTAAAGAAATAGATGTGCATAGAAAAGAGATTTACTTAGAAATTCAAGAACAAAATAAACAGGCATTGAACAATCAACTTAATATATTAGATCTATTAAATAAAAAATAA
- the fliW gene encoding flagellar assembly protein FliW: MMKIQTKYFGEVTIYEADIITFPNGILGFPDEKKFILLDIPDNPSFLVLQSITDANIAFVVIPPHQLYQDYELKIDDATQELLEIESEQDVTLLSIVTLKENFADSTINLQAPLIINYKKKLAKQYITNNKRHAIQTPITAKQKRGN, from the coding sequence ATGATGAAAATACAAACGAAATATTTTGGTGAAGTTACCATTTACGAAGCAGATATAATTACCTTTCCAAACGGTATTTTAGGTTTCCCTGATGAAAAGAAATTTATTTTACTCGATATTCCTGATAACCCATCATTTCTCGTATTGCAGTCAATTACTGATGCCAATATCGCCTTTGTTGTCATCCCACCACATCAGCTCTATCAAGACTATGAGCTGAAAATTGACGATGCAACACAGGAATTACTAGAAATTGAATCAGAACAAGACGTCACATTATTAAGTATCGTCACATTAAAAGAAAATTTTGCAGACAGCACGATTAACTTGCAAGCACCACTGATTATTAATTATAAGAAGAAGCTTGCTAAGCAATACATCACGAACAACAAACGACATGCGATCCAAACACCGATTACAGCTAAACAGAAGCGGGGGAATTAA